The window ATCGGGAAGGCCGGTAGCGTTCATGAAATGGGTATGGGTCATGCCCAATTTTTGTGCGGCTTGATTCATCATTGCGGCGAAAACTTCTTCGCCACCCGCGACATGTTCGGCCAGGGCGATGCTGGCGTCATTGCCTGATTGAATGATCATGCCTTTGAGCAACACTTCCAGTGGGATGCGATTACCGACTTCAACGAAGGAGCGTGAACCTTCCATGCGCCATGCCTTTTCGCTGATCAATACCTGGTCGTCGAGTTTGACTTTGCCCGCTTTGAGTTGAGAAAACACAATATAAGCCGTCATCATTTTTGTGAGACTGGCCGGCTCCATTCGTTCTTCGGCGCGATTGGCAGCAAGAATGCGCCCACTGTGAAAATCAACCAGGGCATAAGCACGTGCTTCGATGGCCGGTGGCGGCGGTGCACTTAGATCAGGTTCTGCTTTGGCCAGTGGTGACAGGCATAAGGCAGCGACCAGGAGGGTTGCTTGTTGCAATAAAGAGTGAATTCGACGGCTGCGAATAGCAAGAGCTTTGATCATGGTTGAAAGTGTTTGCTTGAGAGTTGAGAGAGAAATCGGTAACCCATTAACTACTATTTGAGTCTATTTTATCGGCAATGTTCCGCGAATTATACCGCGTTCGAGGGTCAATCGGCGATGACTTTGGTTTTGGTAATCCCGATCGCGGCCAGTTTGGTGGCCAGTTGCTCTACTTCCACCTCATTCGTCAGGGGGCCGATGCGGACCCGGTAAAAGGTTTGCGGCAGGTGGTTGCTCTCGGTGACCTGGATCGGTAGCGGAGCAAGCATAATCAATTGGTTACGCAGGTTTTCGGCATTCAGGCGTGAGCTGAAGGCGCCCACCTGCAGGTACATGTTGACGCTGGGCGGGGCAGGTGTGGCAGCCGCTGTTTCCAGTTGCGCCGGTGGTTCCGGGGTGGTGGTCGTCGGCGCTGGAACAAGAGCGATTTCGACGTCTGCATTGGCCATGACCGTTGCCGGAGTGGCGCCAGCGGGCTCCACGGTGCGGATTTCGACATCGCCGGTCCCGGTCTTGGTGATGCCGAGCTTCAAGGCGGCGACGTAAGACAGGTCGATGATACGGCCCTCGTGAAAGGGGCCGCGATCATTCACGCGCACCACGATTTTGCGGCCGTTACGCAGGTTGGTGACTTCGACATAACAGGGGATGGGCAGCGTTTTGTGGGCAGCGGTCATGGTGTACATGTTGTAAGGTTCGCCACTGGAGGTGCGCTTGCCGTGGAATTTGGTGCCGTACCAGGAGGAGATGCCGCGTTCAACGAAGCCGGTGCTGCTCTTGAGAATTCGGTATGGCTGGCCATAGACCGCATAAGTCTCAGGATTGCCGTACTTGCTCAGCGGTTCAGCTTGCTGAATGGCGTCTGGAATCTGATCGACATCGATTTGCGCCATTTGCGCGCTATCCGGCGCACTGTCTTGATCGTTGCTCTGGCCGGTCGAGCCCGTGCGTGGCAGCGGGCCGCTACAGGCGCTCAGCAGTAATAACAGTGTGGCGCCGAGTGTGATGGGGAAATAAAAGGTTTTCACGCTACATTTTGCAGCGTGAAGGGTGGTATCTGATGGTCCACGGAACACCTTCGCGTTCATTTGCGGTTTTCGCGGATAAAACCCATGGTCAGGATTATAGCGCAGGCTCAGCCACGGCTTGGCGTTGCAGCTGATCGGCATCGCGGATGCTTTGGCTCAGTTGATAAACCGCCATGGCATACAGAGGGCTGCGATTGTAGCGGGTGATGGTGTAAAAATTCTGCAGACCGAGCCAGTATTCATTGCCTTCAGCGGCTTGCAGGGTGATCAGCGCTGCCTTGGTGGTGTCGGGAAGTTGGGGGGCAATGCTATAGCCTTTGCTGCGCCATTCGCCGAGCGTGAGCTTCGGTTTGAGATCGGTGCTTTCAGCAGTGGCGGTTGGATTTTCAGTCGGGAAGGTTACCAGCGGCTGGTTGCGCTCCCAGCCATTGGTGGCCAGATAGTTGGCGACACTGCCGATGGCGTCAGCCGGGCTATTGATAATGTCGCGCACCTTGTCGCCATCGAAATCAACCGCAAACTTGCGATAACTGCTGGCAATGAACTGTCCGTAGCCCATCGCTCCGGCATAAGAGCCGGTAAGCGCCAGCGGATCGAGCTTGTTTTCGCGGGTGAGCAATAAATATTGTTCCAGTTCCTTGCGGAAGAATTCGCCGCGCGGCGGATAGTCAAAACCCAGCGTTACCAGTGCGTCGAGGATGCGAAATTTTCCGGCATGGCGGCCATAACGAGTTTCAACACCGATAATGGCGGTGATGACTTCGGCAGGCACGCCGTATTCCCGCTCCGCGCGCTGCAAAATGTCACGATGTGTGGCCATGAATTCCGCGCCTTCCTTGATGCGGGCGTCGGTCAGGAATATCGGGCGGTATTCGAACCAGGGTTTGCCCTCGGCGGGACGGGTGATGGCGTCAATGGCGTCCTGGCGGAATTCGGATTGCGCCAACACTTGTTCCAGCGCGCGGCGCTCAAAGCCGTGTTGTTGGGTGACGCGATTAATGAATTCCTGCACCTCTGGGCGCTGCACATCGGTGGCGTGGGCGTTGACGGCGAGCGCGGAAGTGAGGCAAAAACAGGCGAATAATAAACGGTGCATGCTGCAAATAGTTCCTGAAATTAAGTAGTGACCAGACGACGATGGGTCTGGATCGACATTAGGATACCGAAGCTGGCCAAAATGGTCATCATCGACGTGCCGCCGTAGCTGATCAGCGGCAGCGGGACGCCGACCACCGGCAATAAACCCGATACCATGCCTATATTAACGGCTACATAGACAAAAAAGGTGAGCGTCAGGCTGCCGGCCAGGATGCGATTGAAGGTGTCCTGAGCCTGGGCAGCAATATAAAGGCCGCGCAGGATAATGAAGAGATACACCCCGAGTAGCAGGATAATGCCAATCAAACCAAATTCTTCGCCAAAGACGGCGAAAATAAAGTCGGTGTGCCGCTCCGGCAGATATTCAAGCTGTGATTGCGAGCCGTTGAGCCAGCCTTTGCCATAGAGGCCACCGGAGCCGAGCGCAATCTTGGATTGGATGATGTGGTAGCCCGAGCCAAGCGGATCGTGTTCGGGGTCTAAAAAGGTAATGATGCGCTCGCGCTGATAATCATGTAGCCCAAAAAACCAGACCAAAGGTGCCAGTGCCGCAAGCGCGACGCCGATGCCGGTGACCAGACGCCATGAAATACCGGCCAACAACAGGACAAACACGCCGGAGGAGGCGATCAGCAGGGCGGTGCCGAGATCGGGTTGTTTGACGATCAATCCCACCGGCACCAAGATCAGCGCCACCGTAGCGGCGATTAACTTGAAGGTGGGGGGCAGGCTGCGATCCGCCAGGAACCAGGCGAGCATCATCGGGAGCGCCAGTTTCATGAACTCTGCAGGCTGAAAACGAAACAGACCAAGATCCAGCCAGCGTTGAGCGCCCTTGCCGATGGTGCCCACCACCAATACCGCTATCAGCGTGATGACGATGAAACCGTAAATCCAGGGTGCCCAGCGTTCCATGTGATAAGGCGGAATCTGGGCGACGATAAACATTACACCAAAGGCGAGCAGCATGCGCACGGCATGGGCGAGTACCATATCGATGTCGCCGCTGGTGGCGCTGTAAACGACGAAAAAACCGATAAACGCCAGTGTCAACAAGCCGTAAAGCAGTGGCTTGTCCATGTGCATGCCCGGCACAATGAATTTATGGCGGCGGCCGGGCTCAACCCAGGCGCCTGAATCGCGAGTGCCGAGACTGCTCATGGTTGATAGCCCTCCAGATAAGCATCAATGATGGCGGTGGCCACAGGCGCGGCGGCGGTGCTGCCGTGGCCACCGTTTTCGACAATCACGCCGACAGCGATTTTAGGTTTGTCGGCGGGGGCGAAGGCGATAAACAAGGCGTGGTCGCGCAGGTGTTTGGCGACGTCAGCTTCCACGTATTTCTGGTTTTGCGCAATACCAAACACCTGCGCGGTACCGGTCTTGCCCGCAATTTGGTAGGTGCGTGGTTTGGCCTGGCGATGGGCGGTGCCCTGCGGTGCCTCGATGACGCT is drawn from Gammaproteobacteria bacterium and contains these coding sequences:
- the mltB gene encoding lytic murein transglycosylase B, giving the protein MHRLLFACFCLTSALAVNAHATDVQRPEVQEFINRVTQQHGFERRALEQVLAQSEFRQDAIDAITRPAEGKPWFEYRPIFLTDARIKEGAEFMATHRDILQRAEREYGVPAEVITAIIGVETRYGRHAGKFRILDALVTLGFDYPPRGEFFRKELEQYLLLTRENKLDPLALTGSYAGAMGYGQFIASSYRKFAVDFDGDKVRDIINSPADAIGSVANYLATNGWERNQPLVTFPTENPTATAESTDLKPKLTLGEWRSKGYSIAPQLPDTTKAALITLQAAEGNEYWLGLQNFYTITRYNRSPLYAMAVYQLSQSIRDADQLQRQAVAEPAL
- the rodA gene encoding rod shape-determining protein RodA, producing the protein MSSLGTRDSGAWVEPGRRHKFIVPGMHMDKPLLYGLLTLAFIGFFVVYSATSGDIDMVLAHAVRMLLAFGVMFIVAQIPPYHMERWAPWIYGFIVITLIAVLVVGTIGKGAQRWLDLGLFRFQPAEFMKLALPMMLAWFLADRSLPPTFKLIAATVALILVPVGLIVKQPDLGTALLIASSGVFVLLLAGISWRLVTGIGVALAALAPLVWFFGLHDYQRERIITFLDPEHDPLGSGYHIIQSKIALGSGGLYGKGWLNGSQSQLEYLPERHTDFIFAVFGEEFGLIGIILLLGVYLFIILRGLYIAAQAQDTFNRILAGSLTLTFFVYVAVNIGMVSGLLPVVGVPLPLISYGGTSMMTILASFGILMSIQTHRRLVTT
- a CDS encoding septal ring lytic transglycosylase RlpA family protein, producing the protein MNAKVFRGPSDTTLHAAKCSVKTFYFPITLGATLLLLLSACSGPLPRTGSTGQSNDQDSAPDSAQMAQIDVDQIPDAIQQAEPLSKYGNPETYAVYGQPYRILKSSTGFVERGISSWYGTKFHGKRTSSGEPYNMYTMTAAHKTLPIPCYVEVTNLRNGRKIVVRVNDRGPFHEGRIIDLSYVAALKLGITKTGTGDVEIRTVEPAGATPATVMANADVEIALVPAPTTTTPEPPAQLETAAATPAPPSVNMYLQVGAFSSRLNAENLRNQLIMLAPLPIQVTESNHLPQTFYRVRIGPLTNEVEVEQLATKLAAIGITKTKVIAD